In Nitratireductor mangrovi, the genomic window GAAAAGGCGCTCGCCCTGCTGCAGGACGGCAAGCCGGTGCGCCTGCTCTTGCCCGGCATCGCCATCGAGGATCTGAGGCTTCTGCAGGGGCTGAACCTTCTCACCTCCAAGCCGGTGCTTTACGTCTGCAATGTCGCCGAAGGCGATGCCGCGGCCGGCAACGCGGTTAGTGCTGCGGTAGAGAAGATGGCCGCCGCCCAGGGCGCCCGCGCCGTCGTCATCTCGGCCGCCATCGAGGCCGAGGTCGCGCAACTTCCCGACGCCGAGGCGGCGGAATATCTGGAAGCGATGGGGCTGGAGGAAGCCGGTCTCGACCGCTTGATCCGTGAGGGTTACGCCCTGCTCGACCTGATCACCTTCTTCACCGCCGGACCAAAGGAGACGCGCGCCTGGACCGTGGCGCGCGGCGCCAAGGCCCCGCGCGCGGCCGGCGTCATCCATACCGACTTCGAACGCGGCTTCATCCGCGCCCAGACGATTGCCTACCCGGACTATGTCGCGCTCGGTGGCGAGGTCGCGGCCAAGGAAGCAGGCAAGGCGCGCGACGAAGGCAAGGAATATGTCGTTCAGGACGGCGACGTGATGCTGTTCAAGTTCAACACCTGACATTCCTTGATCTTCCAGCCTCGCCAAAAGGACGCCCGTTAACCATACCGAAACGAGTTTGGCGGCATATGCTGGCGGAACCGCAATTGGGGTTCCGCCAAGATGAGCGATGTCGTCGTTCCCGCACTCGACCCTGACGAGTCGAATTACGCGCACTGCCAGGTCGTTGACGTGTTGCCGATCCGGGCCGAGCGTTTCTTCGACTGGTATATCGACGAGCCGATCGAGAACTTCATGCTCGGCACACCCTTCGTGTCGCCGGTTCTCGGGTGCGAACCCCTTCCCGGCGATCCCTACGGCGTGCCGGGGTCGGAGCGGCTGATCAAGTTCAAGGACGGGACCGTTGCGCGCGAGCGCATTCTCAGCACCGACTTTCCGAACTCCTACTTCTACATGCCCTATGCCTACGACAATCCGATCCGGCTGTTTTCGGATCACGCCAAGGGCCGCATGACGGCTTTGCCGGAAGGCGACAATGCCCGCATCGTCTGGGATTATGCCTTCCATGCCCGCAACAGGCTGGCGCTCAATGTCGTCAAGCTGTTCGTTGCGCTCGACTGGAAACGCAACATGGCCAACGGGCTCAAGGTCATCAAGGCACACCTGGCTGAGCACGGCCCTGAAAAGCGCATCCACGAGGTCGGCGGCGCGCTGAAGGTCGCCTGAGCCCGAACACACAGGTCATTCCGTGCCGATCGGCTTCCGTCACCCCAGGCGCGTCGTTCCTTACGCGGCGCGGGCTTTGGGCGCGTCTTGTGCCGCGGGCTTTCCCGCCGCCGGCTCGAACAGGAAGAAGGTCGAGCGGAAGCCAACCTGCAGGTAAAGCAGGCTGGTCAGCGCCAAACCAAGCGATTTCCTCGGCATGCGCCGCTCCTCCTTGAGGACCATGCCATGGGACGCGGCGAGCTTCAGCAGGCTACCACGGAACCATGCCGGGTATTGGACCAGCAGGCGTCCGCCAGGTGCGAGATGATCGTGGATGGCGTCGAAGAGCAGCGGCAGGTAACGCACCGAGGTCGCATACTGGTTTTCGGCATCGGCGAAATCGGCCGCGATATAGGGCGGATTCGCAATGACCAGGTCGAACTCTCCATCGATCTTGTCGAACATGTCACTGTGCAGGAAGTCGATGTTCCGCACCTCGTGCCGCCGGCAGTTTTCCTCTGCGTTGCGCAGCGCCGTCTCGCTGATGTCGG contains:
- the ychF gene encoding redox-regulated ATPase YchF → MGFKCGIVGLPNVGKSTLFNALTRTAAAQAANYPFCTIEPNTGEVAVPDKRLAAIARIAKSKEIIPTRISFVDIAGLVRGASKGEGLGNQFLANIREVDAIVHVLRCFEDDDITHVEGRIDPVADAETVETELMLADLESLERRTEQTRKRATGKDKEAITVLPMMEKALALLQDGKPVRLLLPGIAIEDLRLLQGLNLLTSKPVLYVCNVAEGDAAAGNAVSAAVEKMAAAQGARAVVISAAIEAEVAQLPDAEAAEYLEAMGLEEAGLDRLIREGYALLDLITFFTAGPKETRAWTVARGAKAPRAAGVIHTDFERGFIRAQTIAYPDYVALGGEVAAKEAGKARDEGKEYVVQDGDVMLFKFNT
- a CDS encoding methyltransferase, translated to MGVYEASKRGIMALWYWYVRRLNSVWPTTTIEGRQFAVFPGVYRPLENEHACAAYCREGDRVLDLGCGIGVGAIFCADKAGHVLATDISETALRNAEENCRRHEVRNIDFLHSDMFDKIDGEFDLVIANPPYIAADFADAENQYATSVRYLPLLFDAIHDHLAPGGRLLVQYPAWFRGSLLKLAASHGMVLKEERRMPRKSLGLALTSLLYLQVGFRSTFFLFEPAAGKPAAQDAPKARAA